The following are encoded together in the Echinicola jeungdonensis genome:
- the iolB gene encoding 5-deoxy-glucuronate isomerase: protein MIKDKKYDLLAKPNEVEEGIYQQVLKEDGGWQYLNFEARLIKKGNTWSGNTGENEYGFILLSGNYTMETDKGTWTVSNGRKDVFSGIAHSLYLPRRTNFTLHANSEVLDIAYGWCETDQDFEPVLKNPEQVEVEIRGGDNATRQINDLLGPGFPCHRLVAVEVYTPSGNWSSFPAHKHDERIVDEKGNLLEACLEETYFYKIDKAQGYAIQQVYTDDRSLDEIAVARNNDVVLIPKGYHPVVAGHGYNVYYLNFLTGSDQSLANSPDPKHEWIFGSWKGRDERIPMVTAKMNNNG from the coding sequence ATGATAAAAGATAAGAAATATGACTTGTTAGCAAAGCCCAATGAAGTGGAGGAGGGCATCTACCAACAAGTTTTGAAAGAAGATGGAGGCTGGCAATACTTGAATTTCGAGGCCAGATTAATAAAAAAAGGAAACACTTGGAGCGGCAATACAGGAGAGAATGAATATGGTTTTATCCTGCTTTCCGGGAATTACACCATGGAAACTGATAAAGGGACATGGACCGTGTCCAATGGCCGGAAAGACGTTTTTTCAGGAATAGCTCATAGTCTTTACTTACCCAGAAGAACCAATTTTACCCTTCACGCCAACAGTGAAGTGTTGGATATTGCATATGGTTGGTGTGAAACGGACCAGGATTTTGAACCGGTATTGAAAAATCCAGAGCAGGTAGAGGTAGAAATCCGGGGAGGTGATAATGCAACTCGGCAAATCAATGATTTGCTGGGCCCTGGATTTCCCTGCCATAGGCTGGTAGCAGTGGAAGTTTATACTCCCTCAGGCAACTGGAGCTCTTTTCCAGCCCATAAGCATGATGAGCGGATCGTGGATGAGAAAGGGAATTTGTTGGAGGCCTGCTTGGAAGAAACCTATTTCTACAAAATAGATAAGGCCCAGGGATATGCTATCCAACAAGTTTATACGGATGACAGGTCTTTGGATGAAATAGCAGTGGCCAGGAACAATGATGTGGTGCTGATCCCAAAAGGCTACCATCCGGTTGTTGCTGGGCATGGATATAATGTCTATTACCTCAATTTCCTTACAGGAAGTGATCAATCCCTTGCCAATTCACCCGATCCCAAGCATGAATGGATTTTTGGTTCCTGGAAAGGCAGAGATGAAAGAATTCCAATGGTCACCGCTAAAATGAATAACAATGGCTAA
- the iolC gene encoding 5-dehydro-2-deoxygluconokinase — protein MANKNEKPDVITIGRSSIDLYSQNIGADFIDIKGFDAFVGGSPLNIATGCARLGINTALLTGVGEDKVGDFILNFLDKEGVGTQFIPKIPGARSSAVILGIQPPDRFPLVYYRDNCADSQITIDHVINANVGETKLVEISATAMNVEPSRSSVFFAVEEAYKANVPVLLDIDFRADQWSDIRSFGLMVRNILPKVKIALGTEEEILAAMLQDAGQVKIEHQQISAPKITGNIDEAIERIMDLGVEILVVKSGGRGVTVYDNQGQVIEVPGFPVEPLNVLGAGDAFASGFIYGYLQGWDLYKSCRMGNASGAQVVLQPGCANFMPTLEESLDFIEAHGGFYPVSFSEKI, from the coding sequence ATGGCTAATAAAAACGAAAAACCAGATGTAATCACCATCGGCAGGTCCTCCATAGACCTTTATTCTCAAAATATTGGAGCCGATTTTATTGATATCAAAGGCTTTGATGCTTTTGTAGGTGGCTCACCATTAAATATCGCCACAGGATGTGCAAGGTTAGGGATAAATACCGCTTTACTGACCGGAGTAGGGGAGGATAAGGTGGGAGATTTTATCCTGAACTTTCTGGATAAGGAAGGGGTAGGCACCCAGTTTATTCCAAAGATCCCAGGTGCTCGATCCAGTGCCGTAATATTGGGCATCCAGCCCCCTGACAGGTTCCCTTTGGTTTATTACCGGGATAACTGCGCGGACAGTCAAATTACCATTGACCATGTGATCAATGCCAATGTGGGTGAAACAAAATTGGTTGAGATTTCCGCCACAGCAATGAATGTGGAACCCAGCCGAAGTTCCGTGTTCTTTGCAGTGGAAGAAGCCTATAAGGCCAATGTGCCTGTACTTTTGGACATTGATTTTAGGGCGGACCAATGGTCTGATATCCGCTCATTTGGCCTTATGGTGAGAAATATTTTGCCTAAAGTAAAAATTGCTTTGGGTACCGAAGAAGAGATTTTGGCAGCTATGCTTCAGGATGCGGGGCAGGTGAAAATAGAACATCAACAAATCTCAGCTCCCAAAATCACCGGGAATATTGATGAAGCCATTGAAAGAATAATGGACCTCGGTGTGGAGATTCTGGTGGTGAAAAGTGGAGGCAGAGGAGTTACCGTTTACGATAATCAAGGCCAGGTGATTGAGGTGCCTGGTTTTCCAGTGGAACCCTTGAATGTTTTGGGAGCGGGAGATGCTTTTGCTTCAGGGTTTATCTATGGTTATCTGCAAGGCTGGGACCTTTATAAATCCTGCAGGATGGGCAATGCCAGTGGAGCACAGGTGGTTCTTCAACCTGGTTGCGCCAACTTTATGCCCACTTTGGAGGAATCCCTGGACTTTATTGAAGCACATGGTGGCTTTTACCCCGTATCATTCTCCGAAAAAATCTAA
- the iolD gene encoding 3D-(3,5/4)-trihydroxycyclohexane-1,2-dione acylhydrolase (decyclizing), producing MKTVKLTVAQAIIRYLDQQYVERDGVEHKFFLGCFGIFGHGNVAGIGQALHQYPQFTYYQSRNEQAMVHAAAAFAKMKNRLSTMVCTSSIGPGATNMITAAAGATINRLPVLLLPGDIFASRRVDPVLQQLENSMSQDVSVNDCFKPVSKFWDRINRPEQLITALPAAMRVLTSPADTGAVTLSLPQDVQVEAYDFPVSLFKKKVWYIPRSTPDEALILKATELIRKSKKPLIIAGGGVNYSEANEALKNLMDQTGIPVAETFAGKGAVPYNHPGNLGAAGATGTEGANAISQKADLIIGIGTRYSDFTTASKTAFSEKAKFININIAEFDAFKNGALPLTGDAKTTLEKLSEKLAGYQVDLKYREKVKAFNESWDQQVKLAYEPENGSLPSQSEVIGAINDFSQPEDVVLCAAGSLPGDLHKLWRTRDPKGFHLEYGYSCMGYEIAGGLGAKMACPEREIYVMVGDGSYLMMSSEIITSIQEGYKLTIILINNNGYASIGGLSKSLGSKGFGTVYKYRNQETGQLDGEYLPVDLAANAQSLGAEVIKTKNISSLTQALQKAKTIDKTTVIYIETVPERKMAGYGHSWWEVPIAEVSSQPSVIKAREKSRLNKSKQHYHL from the coding sequence ATGAAAACTGTAAAATTAACTGTAGCCCAAGCTATTATCCGTTACCTGGACCAACAGTATGTTGAAAGGGATGGAGTAGAGCATAAGTTTTTTCTTGGATGCTTTGGCATCTTTGGTCATGGCAATGTTGCTGGGATTGGCCAGGCATTGCATCAATATCCACAGTTCACCTATTATCAATCCAGAAATGAACAGGCCATGGTGCATGCGGCAGCAGCCTTTGCCAAAATGAAAAACCGCCTTTCCACCATGGTGTGCACCTCATCCATTGGGCCTGGAGCTACTAATATGATCACCGCCGCAGCTGGGGCTACCATAAACAGGTTACCCGTTTTGCTTTTGCCGGGAGATATTTTTGCCAGCCGCAGGGTGGATCCTGTACTTCAGCAATTAGAAAATTCAATGAGTCAGGATGTGTCCGTTAATGATTGCTTTAAACCCGTTTCAAAATTTTGGGACCGCATAAACCGTCCCGAGCAATTGATAACTGCTTTGCCGGCAGCCATGCGGGTGCTTACCTCTCCAGCGGATACCGGTGCGGTTACCCTGTCTTTACCACAGGATGTACAGGTAGAGGCTTATGACTTTCCTGTATCGCTTTTCAAAAAGAAAGTTTGGTATATTCCAAGGTCAACTCCGGATGAAGCTTTGATTTTGAAGGCTACTGAATTAATCAGAAAGTCAAAAAAGCCTTTGATCATTGCTGGTGGAGGAGTGAATTACAGTGAAGCCAATGAAGCTTTGAAGAACCTGATGGACCAGACAGGAATACCTGTGGCCGAAACATTTGCTGGTAAAGGGGCTGTGCCCTACAATCACCCCGGAAATCTGGGAGCAGCTGGGGCTACAGGGACGGAAGGAGCCAATGCCATTAGCCAAAAAGCAGATCTGATCATTGGAATAGGCACCCGGTACAGTGACTTTACAACTGCTTCTAAGACAGCTTTTTCCGAAAAAGCTAAATTTATCAATATCAATATTGCTGAATTTGATGCTTTTAAAAATGGGGCTTTACCACTTACCGGAGATGCAAAAACTACCTTGGAAAAGCTAAGTGAAAAACTTGCAGGATACCAGGTGGATTTAAAATATAGGGAAAAAGTAAAAGCATTTAATGAATCTTGGGACCAGCAGGTCAAATTGGCTTACGAGCCTGAAAATGGCAGCCTTCCAAGCCAATCGGAAGTCATTGGGGCTATCAATGATTTTTCCCAGCCCGAAGATGTAGTACTCTGTGCAGCTGGTAGTCTTCCTGGAGACCTCCACAAACTTTGGAGAACCAGAGATCCAAAGGGATTTCACCTAGAGTATGGGTATTCCTGTATGGGCTATGAAATCGCCGGAGGCCTGGGGGCCAAAATGGCTTGTCCTGAAAGGGAAATTTATGTGATGGTTGGGGATGGGAGTTACCTGATGATGTCCTCAGAAATCATTACATCCATTCAGGAGGGCTATAAACTGACCATCATTTTAATCAATAATAATGGTTATGCCAGCATAGGTGGCTTGTCGAAGTCCTTGGGATCTAAAGGTTTTGGGACGGTTTACAAGTACCGAAATCAAGAAACAGGACAATTGGATGGAGAGTATTTGCCGGTTGATTTGGCTGCCAATGCCCAAAGTTTGGGAGCTGAGGTAATCAAAACCAAAAACATTTCCTCCCTGACTCAGGCTTTACAAAAGGCCAAAACCATTGACAAAACAACGGTGATTTATATTGAAACCGTCCCGGAAAGGAAAATGGCTGGGTATGGCCATTCCTGGTGGGAAGTGCCTATAGCTGAAGTTTCTTCTCAGCCTTCAGTAATTAAAGCCAGGGAGAAATCCCGTTTGAACAAGTCAAAACAGCATTACCACTTATAG